GGATTTAGGATTTACCAAACTCGGCATCAAATCTGGACGGGCAATGGGAttctcattttactttttttttattaactaaATTTGGATGCTACTATTTACATAAGTTAATTAGATTTTGATGGGtatcaaactcaaattttatattcaattAAGTAACtgcatatccaaatccaattagtGTTCAAATGCTGATGTTTTTATAAGCtcggatgttaatggatcaagACCAAATCCATaaaaactgaaacaaaaaatagttttccgttttcaaactttttcattttctcctcgAGGTGAATTGATAGGTGGAGCTGCGAGGTGCCGAGGGCGGTGGTTAAAGGGGAAGGAGACGTAAGAACGAACTGCCGCCGGCCATGGCTGCCGGGTCAACCTCAGTGGAGAACGCAAGAGTCAATGCAGCCCGCCATTTGTCTCTCTCACCTTTAGACGTGCACTCGTGATCATGAAAGTCCAAGCGAGAACAGGACACTCTAGTTTCTGGAACAACCTGGAGTGTGTTTGATTGCCACATGATGGTGGATCTTCGGTGTTCCAAGTGAGGTTTCCGTCAGAATTTCTGAAATTACGTTTTAGTTTCTGAATCACAGTTTTATGGgattaaggatgtcaatggatcaaattcaaTCGGATTTACTTTTTATTATACTCGATGTATACGATTTTcgtatatttgaatttgaatgagaGTGCACAAAAGTCGATATCGAATCCAAACCCAATTTTTAAATCCACAATATGAATCCAATCTAATATCCCACTTTTGAATTCACGTTCCAATCAAATCCGCAAATCATATGTTGAAAACGGACTctcaaaatgtatggatattggatgatgtttcttttaaaattaaatctggaTCCTAATTAGCGCATTATTCATTCAGCGGTACCTTTCATGTGGTAAGAATCGTCTTGCCACGAGACCCGTCCATGAATAAAAGAGAGCCATTCATCGGTACCGCATGGATTGATGTTACAGCTCGTGATAATTTATTTGAGGGTCTATTTCAAACCAGTTGATGAGGAGTTCTCTGGACATGTGGGTGGCCAAGAATTACAGGTTTCTTGAATAGGAGGGAAGCGAGTGGGCGAAGTGGCAGCAGTAGTGGAGCTACATatagactggtgtgggcagttgcccacccCAGCCCTtcaatttttccttcattttcacaTTAAGgtcttttaatatttactttgtcaCATTTGTAAGTACCCCTTCAAgcataaaaatatgtgaattagtgtctctctaaaaaaaattctgtttCTGCCAATGACTGGCAGTGGCGGCACCAATCagttgctatatatatatatgtgtgtgtgtgtgcgcgtacTCTCATGTGAATGTGCAGTGTTCTTGCTTAAAGCAAAGAGTCTTCCTTTACTTAGCAAGTAATTGGGGTTGTAAACTGATATTAGATGACGAAAATGTTTATCACCTTTTCTTACTtgtagagtcaccattcaattttcatagtacacacacaaatatgcaCTTTTTATTAATGATAAATTATACAAAAGGTACTTTACTTTTAAGAAATGCATCAAAGCGCGtttattttcatgatttttcgtTTGACCACGTCCAATTCAAGTGGGAAAACGAGAATGTCCATAATTTGTCATTCCGTCTGCAGTTAAAATTTATGTTGGTGCTGGCGATGTGCAGCGAGCCGAGCGGGACCTGACCCAGGTGCATCGGAAGCGAACCGTGTCTCACAGGTCCAAGCTCAATAATTGGAAGGGCCAAAAATCAACATGGCCTGCCCGCGTTTGACCCATTCGGTGGTGTCATTGAATCTTCAAAATCGTTACAATGGGGAATTTGGTTTCTTCCCGGTTCTTGGCGAATCCAACCGATATACATGCAGTCGGCAGCTATTGAGAATCGCAGTACAAAAGTCACGGTTTCCCGGACAAACATGGtgggcctctctctctctctctctctctctctctctctctctctccaatggTGGGTCGTATAGTATTTACACCAGTGCGGGAAATTCTATTCCGGTGGACGGTTTCTGTCGCCGTTAATTCCAGAAAGAGTCGAGATCAATATTTGTTGAGCAGAGCAGTTTTTGGGAAGTATGTGGCTTATGTTatataattcagaaaaaaaaaatcctgaaacaaatttttcatattttaatcaATATTATGTTTGGAAAtgatgattaattttttttattataaaaaatgtctTTACCAACGAAATTTATGTTGGTCATGTCCGTACCCATTCCCTAGATTTTTTGCGATATCAACATGTCCTCTttgcatgaaacaaaataactacaTTGAGTGAATCTGAAGCATTATGTATGTGATGCCTTTTCAATTAACAGTGAGCCAAAGATGGGCTAAAGAGGTCAAAGCAAACACTGGTGATGGGGCTGTCTTTATCTCTGGAGTTCAAAAGAAGACACTATTCAGctataagaaacaaaaagtaccatttatgtatatatatatatatatatatatatatatatatataagcaccGCAATATAATATTTTCAGTGATTATTTTTCTTCGTTTGTCATTATCCGTTTTGTTTTGTCTTTGTATCTCTTCTGGTTTTCCTTGTTAGTGATTAACAAATTCCACTTTAATATATCGGCGAATTGGGAAAGGCTGTGGAGGATATGAATTATACGTTTGACCGCATCTTTTTGCAAGTTTTGTTTCACAAAACAAATCTAATCTCAAAATTAAAACATTGATGTCCCCATTGTTGTTAATTGGTGTTCACGTTTTAGATAATAGAAATTCGTTTTTTAAagtacaaaaataaatttgaaaaagttCGATAAAATATGGTTTTGAAGATCATGGTTCTTAGCgttgtttgacattaaaaacaaCGTGtaagtgttctatgaatctaccttCACCCAAACAAGTGCCTCATGAACCTATTCCAATTTTAAGGTAGATTCACGAAACACTTACATGTCAAACGGCTTTTATGGAAACGATTTTGGTGTCATGCTTCTAATACAAAAAGACTATGTTCCTATTGTTTTAACATGAGAGgagcatttttatcatttataagGGCATTTTTTACACGTATCACTTTTGCCCTTGTAGGAGCTCTTTCTTTTAGCTAACAAGGGTATAACACATGGTCTCTTGTTATAGGCGCATAACATAACATATAACCTATTCCAGGTTCTTATGCTTAGTGGCCTTTATTTGCCCATTTCTAGGTCatattaaatttttagaaaaacaagGCTCGCTCTTGAGATTAGACATAAAACATTGATCAACTAATGAAAAATTTCCTTTGCTACAAaagttgtgaagaaaaaaaagagagagagaaaaaggaccCAATGTGCTAATATGCTTCCGAAAAGAACATCCAAACTCagttaatatatttttaacttgtaAAGATACAACAGAACTGCCCCTAAAAACCTacatatttacaagaaaaaactaGCATAGGTTTTTATTCCTCGACCCTGTAGATGACCACAAAGCACGGTAGAATGGCCTTAGGGTTGAAGACATAAAGCTCATCCAGGTTCGAGTACACTCCGGCCATGCCCGCCACCGAGTCGTATCGTTCTCCGACCGATTCGCCGCCCCACTCTTCCTGCTCCTCCTCATTGTCCTCCGCGTCCGCCACCTTGCTGGACCCGCCCATTCGCACCTTCCCAGCAATGACCCGGCAGACCAACATTGCCCTCCTCCCCCGAGACGCCGCCTTCTCCTCCTCCGTCGCCGACATGCAGTCGTGTGCCCGGCCGCTGGTGGCGGTGGTGCAGAGACCCCGGCCGTCATCCATCTTATGGCCGAAACCGTTTCGGATCGTGGAACACACCCCACATAAGAGACCCGCACCACAGAGGCTCGTGGATCCCCGGGTTCCGATGGAGCAGGCAAAGGTCGTGCAGTAGAACCGGAGCAGCTCGTTCCCGTCGGCCACGCACCGCGGGTTCCGGCGACTCGCCCTGGATTTGACGGATTCCCGGTAGCTCTCAAACCGGGCGATGGTTCTCTGTGTGTTCCGGACCTTCAGGATCCGGTCCACATGGCAGACCgggctcttcttcttcaaccagCTTGACTGGAAGATGATTTCCACAATGTTGCGACCCGAGTCGTCGGGGCCCAGCTCCGAGACTGCCAAATGAAATTTCACTAATGCCCTCAGATATCTTCACTTACTCTTTTTCATGCCTTTCCTCTTTTTAAGATTCACAAAAACGGGGCTACTTTAACAAATTATGTtactgaatttttcttttttaaaattaccgCAACATTTTACTTTTGTGAGGTGCCTTCCCCATCTTACAAATAAGGCATCTAGGGATGTTGAAGGGCAAAGTGTCTTTAAAGATTTGGTTTTTACTTTCACTTATGAACCAAATCATTGACTCGAATGCAACAATAGTTAAAATAACAGATATATTTAACTAATTTCAAGTTTTAAGAATTAAAATAAGAGCCACATTTAACAACTCTTAggtttaaaacaattaaaatgtcAGCAAGAAACACGGCACACGTGAACGAAGAAACATTTGAAAGCAAGTTCTTTTTCGAGATTAATTAATATTGAGTAACAGCTAAAAAGTAACTTAGATTTGCTGTATTTGTAACgaaatttgaaacttttaaaGGGAATTACTAGGGCCTCATTTATTATTGCAGAGCGAAGATCACATGGTTGATCTGAAAGACAAAAATATTGCACTAAGATTTGGTTTCTATGTTGAGTAAGATGGAGTAGAGGAGAAAGGGCTGAGGGACattaatataaaagaaaatcttaaatttgaaGAGCACCAATACGCAACAAAGCAAATTAGATGGAGGAACCAATATgtaaatcaaataaattatgtgAGACattgtgggcaactgcccacacaagccagGTCCATCGCCGCTAAGATGAATGTCGGCAAACAGAAACATTAATACtctaaaaacccaaaaaaaaaaataaaagtttatataATACAATGTTCAATAACATAATTAGATAAAAGCTTCCTCCTTGAGTAATTTTAATTAGATAAAAGCTTCCTCCTTTTGTAATTGTAAATCTTAACTTTCCGACGCAATAATGCAAACATTTGCAGACTTGTAAAGaaattttgaagagagagagggagaggtgatGGATGATTACCAGCATGGCGGACGGCCTGGTGGGCTTCGAGGCTGTCGGGCCTGAGGAAAACCTCGCCGCAGTCAGGACAGGAGCAGATGGACGGCCGGGAGATGGGGCAGCGGCTAGGATCGACGACCAGTCGGCACTCGTAGCAGCCGGAGAGCCTCCTCAGGGGCAATCCCCTCGGGGCCGACGACGCCGTCGACGACAGCGAAGAATGCCCCTTGGCCGGGTTGACGAGCGGCGTGAACTCGTGGTGGCCGGAGACGCTGGTCTCCGGGGAGGAGTCCGACCGGTGGACGACGCGCGTCCCGGCGTGGTCTACGACGTCGGCAAGGGCGCAGAGCGAGGAGCAGGAGGCGAGCTTGGCGTAGCTGTACTTGGaggaggcggcggcggcgacgacggctgCTGCGGGGTAGGCGCGGGTCCTCCTGGCGGTGGGGTCGTGGACGTGGGCTTGCTCGATGTGCTTGCAGGTGAGGAGGTTCTTGAAGAGCTCCCAGGAGGACGGCTTGTGGGGCggtggcggcggtggtggtTGTTGTTTCCTTCTTCGCTTGGAATTggagtggtggtggtggttgtggtgatggtggcgg
This window of the Nymphaea colorata isolate Beijing-Zhang1983 chromosome 2, ASM883128v2, whole genome shotgun sequence genome carries:
- the LOC116247127 gene encoding uncharacterized protein LOC116247127, producing MRGSSSLLRLLLSFSLILLSTFLVASPTATPSHHRHRHHHHNHHHHSNSKRRRKQQPPPPPPPHKPSSWELFKNLLTCKHIEQAHVHDPTARRTRAYPAAAVVAAAASSKYSYAKLASCSSLCALADVVDHAGTRVVHRSDSSPETSVSGHHEFTPLVNPAKGHSSLSSTASSAPRGLPLRRLSGCYECRLVVDPSRCPISRPSICSCPDCGEVFLRPDSLEAHQAVRHAVSELGPDDSGRNIVEIIFQSSWLKKKSPVCHVDRILKVRNTQRTIARFESYRESVKSRASRRNPRCVADGNELLRFYCTTFACSIGTRGSTSLCGAGLLCGVCSTIRNGFGHKMDDGRGLCTTATSGRAHDCMSATEEEKAASRGRRAMLVCRVIAGKVRMGGSSKVADAEDNEEEQEEWGGESVGERYDSVAGMAGVYSNLDELYVFNPKAILPCFVVIYRVEE